The Amycolatopsis sp. DG1A-15b genome window below encodes:
- a CDS encoding multidrug effflux MFS transporter: MTITAERTAPSRRAQLKFVLVLGGLTAFGPLSIDMYLPALPRMATDLHAADSTVQLTLSAFIVGLALGQLVLGPLSDALGRRRPLLAGLALYIVGSVLCAVSPDALLLVAARFVQSLGAAAGIVIARATVRDLFSGTAMTKFFSTLMLVSGLAPILAPLIGGQLLNWTSWRGVFVVLTAFGALLLAVVVFFLPEPSPARSSLRLGRVMRTYARLALDRSFAGYALASGLLFASMFAYISGSSFALQGVYGLSPQAYSVVFGANGVGIVLAGQLNGRLVGRIRERALLRSGLLLGVAGGALVLASVLFRAPLALLLVSLFLLVSSIGLVMPNASSLALASHARSAGAASALLGVLQFVVGAVATPLVGLGGPGTAVPMAATMAGFAALALVAYLALTREVTS; this comes from the coding sequence TCGTCCTGGGCGGCCTCACCGCGTTCGGGCCCCTGTCGATCGACATGTACCTGCCCGCGCTGCCGCGGATGGCGACCGACCTGCACGCGGCGGACAGCACGGTCCAGCTGACGCTCAGCGCGTTCATCGTCGGGCTGGCCCTGGGCCAGCTGGTGCTCGGCCCGCTGTCGGACGCGCTGGGCCGCCGTCGCCCGCTGCTCGCCGGGCTGGCGCTGTACATCGTGGGCTCGGTGCTGTGCGCGGTGAGCCCGGACGCACTCCTGCTGGTCGCGGCGCGGTTCGTGCAGTCCCTCGGCGCCGCGGCGGGCATCGTGATCGCCCGCGCCACCGTGCGGGACCTGTTCTCCGGCACCGCGATGACGAAGTTCTTCTCGACGTTGATGCTGGTCAGCGGGCTGGCCCCGATCCTGGCGCCGCTCATCGGCGGGCAGCTGCTGAACTGGACGTCGTGGCGCGGGGTGTTCGTCGTGCTGACGGCGTTCGGCGCGCTGCTGCTGGCCGTGGTGGTGTTCTTCCTGCCGGAGCCGTCCCCTGCGCGGTCCTCCCTGCGGCTCGGCCGGGTGATGCGCACCTACGCCCGCCTGGCGCTGGACCGTTCGTTCGCGGGCTACGCGCTGGCGTCGGGACTGCTGTTCGCTTCGATGTTCGCCTACATCTCGGGCTCGTCGTTCGCGCTGCAGGGCGTGTACGGGCTCAGCCCGCAGGCGTACAGCGTGGTGTTCGGGGCGAACGGCGTCGGGATCGTGCTGGCCGGCCAGCTCAACGGCCGTCTGGTCGGCCGGATCCGGGAGCGGGCGCTGCTGCGGTCCGGCCTGCTGCTCGGCGTGGCCGGCGGCGCTTTGGTGCTGGCCTCGGTGCTCTTCCGGGCGCCACTGGCGCTGCTCCTGGTGTCGCTGTTCCTGCTGGTGTCGAGCATCGGCCTGGTGATGCCGAACGCGAGTTCACTCGCGCTGGCTTCGCACGCACGCTCGGCCGGAGCGGCTTCGGCGCTGCTGGGCGTGCTGCAGTTCGTGGTGGGCGCGGTGGCGACGCCGCTGGTCGGCCTGGGCGGACCGGGGACCGCGGTGCCGATGGCCGCGACCATGGCCGGGTTCG